The Odocoileus virginianus isolate 20LAN1187 ecotype Illinois chromosome 14, Ovbor_1.2, whole genome shotgun sequence genome contains the following window.
TCTAAAAAAAGTACCTCCTGGCACATAAAATGTGCTCAGTAAAAACTTTCtgaatgagtgaaggaatgaatgtGGAAGAGAGAGTGCTTGTCATTGAATTGCAAATCAGAGGCCTCCAACTGTTGATGAAATTTATGAGAAAGCTTCAGGCTTCACTTCTCAGACCTTTGTTCTCCTAAACAAAGTTCAGGCCTCTGAATGTTCTACTCTGTTAACCACAGAAGCCCAAAGTTCTTCCATAACTAATCTGCACCAGGGGTTCCTGGGCTCTGCTTGCAGGGGCTCTCACAACCCCTCTGCCCTGGAGGCATGAGGACCATGGAGCAGGGCTGCAGCCGCATGGAGGACTTCCCTCTCAACGTGTTCTCCGTCACTCCGTACACACCCAGCGCCGCTGACATCCAGGTGTCCGACGACGACAAGGCGGGGGCCACCTTGCTCTTCTCGGGCATCTTCCTGGGACTGGTGGGGGTCACGTTCACCATCATGGGCTGGATCAAATACCAAGGGGTCTCCCACTTCGAATGGACCCAGCTCCTGGGGCCGATCCTGCTGTCGGTGGGGGTGACGTTCATCCTGATTGCCGTGTGCAAGTTCAAAATGCTGTCCTGCCAGTGGTGCAAAGAAAGTGAGGAGAGGCTCCCGGATCCGGAGCAGACGGCGGGAGGACAATCCTTTGTGTTCACTGGTATCAACCAACCCATCACCTTCCATGGCGCCACTGTGGTGCAGTATATCCCTCCTCCTTATGGCTCTCAAGAGCCTATGGGAATGAACCCCACCTACCTGCCGCCAGTGGTGAACCCATGTGGCCTCATGCCGACTGGAGCGGTGGCGGCCACCATGCCAAGCCCCCCTCAGTACTACACCATCTACCCTCCGGAGAATGCTGCCTTTGTTGACGACCAGGACCCCCCTTCCTTTGTGGACGCTGGAGATGGCAGGTAGGGTGTGTGGAGTGCAGCCGATCCCCTCCCAGCTGCGGCAGTCACAATCTGTGGTGTGTTCCGTTTGTAAGGGAGGTGGTGGGAGACTGCGGATCTCTATGTGGTCTGTTGCCGCGACGGTAGCATCGTTTTCGAGAGTCGTGCTGGGGGCTGTAAGGCATCTTGTCCTTTCTGCTTCCATTTCAGGTCCAGCCCTGATGCTGAGCAGCTAGAAGAGACACCGCTGGGAGATGAGGACTCTGCCTGCTTCTCCCCTCCTCCATATGAGGAGATATGCTCCCCTTCTCGCTAGACTGTGAGGCTGAGGGCACAACATTTTAGTTTCGTTGCTGACAGCTGAAGTGTGCTGTGCTGTGACCTTCAGAAATTAGACAGCAGAGCTGTCTAACCAGGAAGTCTTGACAGATACCAtttggggagggtgggagaagTGGGAGGTTGAATCTCTCTGGTTGGTAAAAATTAGGCAGGGGTGGGGAATGTCCTTCTGATAGAGCTAGAAATCCTCTGGATATGGTTCAGGATCAGGAATTTCACCAGTTTATCCA
Protein-coding sequences here:
- the TMEM174 gene encoding transmembrane protein 174; the protein is MEQGCSRMEDFPLNVFSVTPYTPSAADIQVSDDDKAGATLLFSGIFLGLVGVTFTIMGWIKYQGVSHFEWTQLLGPILLSVGVTFILIAVCKFKMLSCQWCKESEERLPDPEQTAGGQSFVFTGINQPITFHGATVVQYIPPPYGSQEPMGMNPTYLPPVVNPCGLMPTGAVAATMPSPPQYYTIYPPENAAFVDDQDPPSFVDAGDGRSSPDAEQLEETPLGDEDSACFSPPPYEEICSPSR